ACCAGGATTGCTCCGCACGCCAGCGGGAGGGTGACGGCGGCGGTGTCGGCCTGGCCGACTTGGGCCAGGCCGTACACCAGTGCGGCCAGGCCGGGCGAGAGCAGGGCCAGCCCGAACAGGTCCAGCCGCACGCCTGAGCGGGTCCTGGTGTCGTCGGGCAGGCCCTTGGCGGCCAGCAGCAGGGTCAGCGCGCCGACGGGCACGTTGATCAGGAACATCCAGCGCCAGTCGAGGGCGTGCAGGATCGCGCCGCCCACGATCGGCCCGAGCACGGGCGCGAAGCTGATGGGCAGGATGGTCAGGGACAGGACCCGGCCCAGCCGCGCAGGTCCCGCGGCCTGGACCATCATCGACTGGCCGAGGGGTTGGATGAAGGCGCCGCCGACCCCTTGCAGGACGCGGAAGGCGATGAGGCTGCCGATCGACCAGGCGAGCCCGCACAGGGCGGAGGCGGCGACGAAGAGCCCGACCGAGGCCATCCACACGGTTCTGGCGCCGAACCGGTCGGCGGCCCAGCCCGACAGGGGCATGACGACGGCCACGGCCAGCAGGTAGGCAGTGGAGATCCATTGGACGGCCGGCAGCGGGTCGCCCAGGTCGCGGGCTACCGCGTCGACGCCGACGCTGACGATCGTGGTGTCGAGCACGACCAGGATCGGGCCCAGCACCAGGACGAAGGCGGTCCGGAGGAGCGCAGCGTCGAGTTTCTGCGGAGTCTGCGGTGGGGTGGTTGTGAGGAGCAAGGGGGTCTGCTTTCAGTAGGTGGTGAGGGTCAGGTCGGTGTCGGGCTCGTCGGGTGCCTGGCGGGCCTGGGCGGCCATGGCGTCGAACACTTCCTGGGTGGGCTTGGCGAACACGTACTGGCTGCCCTGGACGCCGATCTCCTGATTGCCTTCGACGTAGTCGCGCAGCGCGGACTCATAGGCGGCGAAGGCGACCTCGTGATCGCCTGCGGCCGCGGCGAGCTCTCCGGCCAGGACGTACGCGCCGATCAGCGCCTGGGACGTACCGCGCCCCGAGGTCGGCGCGGCGCAGTAGGCGGCGTCGCCGACCAGCGCGATGCGGCCCTTGGACCAGGAATCCATGCGGATCTGGGTCATCGCGTCGAAGTAGAGGTCATCGACGGTATCGAGCTGCTCCAGCAGGGCGGGGGCCTGCCAGCCCAGGTGCGCGGCGCGTTCTTTGAGTACGCGCTTGTGCGCGGCCAGGTCGCGACGGTCGTGAGAAAGCGGATCGGTCTTGAACAGCAGTCCCGCCCGCGCCTGACGGTTGTGCTTGATGCTGAACACGCTCAGCGCGGCGGTTTCGCCGTCGCCGGTGGCCATGCCCGAGTGGTCGAGGCCGAGCCGGTTGTCAACGGTCCAGTAGCCGTAGTAGCAGCCCAGGTAGTGGGTGAAGTCCTCCTCGGGGCCGAAGGCCAGCCGCCGGACCGCCGAGTGCGCGCCGTCGGCGCCGATGACCAGGTGGAAGCGTTGCGGCGGCGCGTGCTCGAAAGTGACGTACACGCCGTCGTCGTCTTCCTTGAGGGAGGTGATGGAGTCGCCGAACCGGTAGGCCACACCTTCTTGTACGGCTGCGCCGTACAAGATCTCGATCAGTTCGTCGATGAGCACCTCCAGCTCCCCGGCGTACAGGATCGAGGGCATCACGGCGTACGGCACGCCGTCGGCGTCCACGATGGTG
This genomic interval from Nonomuraea helvata contains the following:
- a CDS encoding DHA2 family efflux MFS transporter permease subunit, which produces MLLTTTPPQTPQKLDAALLRTAFVLVLGPILVVLDTTIVSVGVDAVARDLGDPLPAVQWISTAYLLAVAVVMPLSGWAADRFGARTVWMASVGLFVAASALCGLAWSIGSLIAFRVLQGVGGAFIQPLGQSMMVQAAGPARLGRVLSLTILPISFAPVLGPIVGGAILHALDWRWMFLINVPVGALTLLLAAKGLPDDTRTRSGVRLDLFGLALLSPGLAALVYGLAQVGQADTAAVTLPLACGAILVTGYLTHALRSANPPLINVRLFARRGFTVATSNSFLQGAALYSSMLLLPLYYQQVQHADPLQAGLLLAPQALGTAAATYLAGKLTDRMPPRPLVLTGILTTLAGTLAFTQVAAAPALPLLLLSLLVRGAGLGIVMAPSMAAVYSSVDKHQVPQAAATINTINRVGGALGTATLTIALQHHLTTSPTPAAAYGNTFWWVLALSAATLIPALLYPRNRKDPRP